In Candidatus Jettenia caeni, the DNA window TTAAGAAAGAAGAGCCTGAATTGCAGAGCGGGGGAATCTCAGAGCTGCAGTTTAAGGTTGGAATAAAAGCAGTCTTATACCATTCTGATGAAATTGATATTACCAACCGGGTAATTGAGACCTTAAATAAAAAATATGCAGAAGCTAGCAAGGGAAAATAATGCGTGGATAACAGACAAAAGACAATTGAACAAGAAATAGAGTACTCTGGTGTAGGGTTGTTTCGGGGGGAAAGTACAAAGCTTCGTTTTAAGCCAGCACCGTTAAATTCGGGTATATATTTTGTTCGTGTAGATATGCCTGGCAGACCCAGAATTCCTGCTCATGTTTGTTCCTTATCGAGTAATTATAAACGTATATTTCTGAAACAGAAAGAGGCTGAGGTTGAGTGCGTAGAGCATCTTATGGCGGCATTAGCAGGTTTAGGCGTAGATAATATAGAGATTGAAATTAACGGTCGGGAAATTCCTTGTGCTGATGGAAGCGCTAAGCTATTTTTAGAAATTCTCAAAAAAGCAGGGATTGTTGTGCTCGGCGGTAAAAAGAAACTCTATATCGTAACAGATCCAATCATTGTGCAGAATGGGAATGCAAGTGTTATGGCGCTGCCGTATGAAAAAGGTTTGATATTTTCTTATACCCTTGATTTTGATGGCTCTTTTATCCCTCAGCAAACATACGATATTGAATTTACGCAGGATAACTTTTGCAGGGAGATCGCGCCAGCAAGGACATTTGGCTTAAGCACCAATGTCGAAGAATTTAAATTGCTTGGTTTGGGGAAAGGGATTACCGATTTTAACAGCGTCATTGTGCATAAAGATGGCAAGATAACAAGACCCATTTCTATGGAACCTGCGGAATTACGGTTCCCCAATGAGTTTGTAAGGCATAAAATCTTAGACCTTGTGGGGGATCTTTACCTTGCTAATGTAGTAATTCAAGGCCATATTGTTGCGCACAGATCTGGTCACTCCCTCAATGTTCAGATGGCAGAAAAGATTGCACAAGGGGTGCTTGATTTAGAGAATATGGTTGCTCATAGTGACATTTTAAAAACATAAGGAATGTACGAAGAAAAGGAAAGAAATGGGATGAGAATTCATAAGTCTGCTATTGTGCATCCGGATGCTGTTTTAGGTAATGATGTTGAAATCGGGCCTTTTTCAGTTATAGGAGCAAGTGTTACTATTGGAGATGGAACGATTATTAAGAATCATGTCACCATTACAGGAAATACCACGATAGGGAAAAACACTATTATCCATCCCAACGCAGTTTTGGGCGCCGAACCGCAAGATCTTAAATACCATGGTGAATGTACCTCTCTTTTTCTGGGAAATAATAACGTAGTTCGGGAGGGTGTGACCATTAATATAGGTACAGCAGTCGGGGGAGGAAAGACCGTAATTGGCGATAGTAACTTCTTTATGGCGTATGCACATATTGCCCATGATTGTATCATAGAAGATAATGTTCTTCTGGCGAACGGAGTATTACTCGGTGGGCATGTTATTATTGAAAGAGGCGCAAAATTAATGGGCCTTGTTGGCATACAGCCTTTTGTAACTATTGGACGGTATGCCTATGTGGGAGGTCATACCCGAATTGTTCAGGATGTGCCACCATATGTAATTATTGAGGGTCATCCCGCAAAGATCCGACAAGTGAATGTCATTGGGCTGGAGAGGGAAGGTTTTAAGAAAGAGCAAGTTGACGAAATCAAAAAGGCATTTCGGACATTGTTTCGCAGGAATGAATCAGGCAGGAATAAAAATTTAGAAATGTTGGAAAAGCAAAAAGATATCTCCTCTGAGGTCAGTTATCTGATTACTTTCCTGAGAAATTCTGATAAAGGCAAGTTTGGAAGATATCGGGAGGCATTCCGATATTCATCATGTAACGATAAATTAAATACTACATCTGATCCGGAAGAAGATAAAAAAGAGGCCGGGTTGCCGATATACAAATCTAAAATGTTTTAGATTAAACGAATTCATGGTAAGGACTACCAGGCGAGAGGAATGCGGAGATTAAAAATTGCAGTTGTTGGTGTTGGGCATTTAGGGAAAGAGCATGCAAGGGTATGCGCCGAACTGCCCGGAGTAGAGCTGGTTGGCGTAGTCGATATACACACTGGTCAGGCAGAGAAAATTGCCCAACTGCACAATACGTGTTATTTTACAAATTATAAGGACATAATCGGTAAGGTTTCGGCCGTAAGTATCGCGGTGCCTACGAAATCACACTATGCTATTGCAAAGGAATTTCTGCAGAATGGCATACATGTTATGATCGAAAAGCCAATGACGGGGACAATACCTGAGGCGAAGGAATTAATACATATCAGTAAAGCAAAGGGCGTGATACTTCAGGCAGGATATATTGAACGATTTAATCCTGCTATAGCTGCGATTAAAAAATTTTCTATTAATCCAAAATTTATTGAATGTCATCGTCTAAGCCCATTTACCTTCCGTTCGGCAGATATTGGTGTGGTATTAGATCTGATGATACATGATATTGATATCATTTTACATATCACAGGTTCTAAAGTAAAGAAATTCGATGCTGTAGGAGTAAATGTTATCTCCGATAAAGAGGATATAGCGAATGTTCGTCTTCAGTTTGAAAACGGATGCGTGGCAAATATAACAGCAAGCCGCGTCTCTCTTACCCCTATGCGTAAAATGAGATTATTCTCTGAGGATTCATATATTTCTGTTGATTATCAGAAAAAGGATGCGTTACTATATAAAAAATCACCTAAATTAACCTTAAAGGCATTGAATGTCTCTGAGATGGATGTTTCTACTATCGCAGATCTGAAAAGTTATGTATTTGGCGACCTGTTAAAGATAGAACATATCAAGATGGATGACTATGAACCGCTCAAAAAAGAGCTGGAATCTTTTGTGAATTGTATTGTAGAGCATAAAGAGCCTCTTGTTTCAGGTGAAGAAGGCTTAAAAGCTATAGAGGTCGCAAACGATATTGTATGCGAGATAGAAAGAAATCTTAAGCTGGCCCATATGCCAAGTATGGAGGACGAATTATGACATCATTTGATTTTCTGCATATCGATGCTGAAATTATTGGAGGAAGGGTTGTTGGGAAGGCAGGAGGGGTGCTGGGCAAGATGTTACAGCCCTATGTAGATCAATTTTTTGAAAAGATCAATTCCTTAAAAGTAATTGCAAAAAAGAATGGAATGCAGGTATATAATCTCTATAATCCGCCATTCCCCAGTCAGGCAGGAATGAGATTCCTGGAAAGAAAGTTAAGAATGATGCTCTCTAAAATGGCATTCCCTGTCACCGCTAATTTAGCCATAACGCATAAATGCCAGTGCCAGTGTATTCACTGCAGTGCAGACCCATTTATTGACCCTGCCAAGAAAGAGCTTACGGTCGGGGAGATAAAAAAAGTTGTTGATGGCGCACTAGACCTTGGCGCAAGTCTGGTTATTTATGTGGGCGGAGAGCCTTTGCTTCGCGAAGAGCTTTACGAACTCATTCATTATGTAGATAAGACCAAAGCTATTCCTATGATATTTACGAACGGATTGCTTCTGACGGAAGAGAATGTCCGGAAGCTTGCCAATGCAGGCTTATTCTCGCTCAATATTTCTATAGATAGCAGTGAACCTGAACTCCACAATGAGTTCAGGGCGGTACCCGGTTGTTACCAAAAAGCATTTGAAGGAGCTGAACGCTGCCGGAGAGCTGGCATCTTAACAGGTATTTCTACCTATGCGACCGGCGAAAGTATCAAGACAGGGAAGGTCGAAAAGCTTTTAAAGATCGCACAGGATCAGGGTTTTTCAGAGGTTACTATTTTTGATTGCATACCTTCAGGCCGGTTCTTAAAAGATACATCAAAAATACTGACAGCGGAAGACCGGAAACAATTGATTGCGCTTACAAAGAAATATCATGAGATGGATCATCCTATGGGGATCAATTGCATGTCAATTATTAATTCTCCAAGGGGAGTGGGTTGCTATGGAGCACAATCGCAATTTTATATGACAGCATATGGCGATATCAATCCCTGTGATTTCAACCCGATTAATTTCGGAAATGTACGTGAGATGTCTATTCAGGAAATATGGAAAAAGATGGTCACGCATCCGGATTTTAGCAAGAGATATCCTACATGCCGGATGCAAAGTAAGGCATACCGAAAGAAGTATATTGATCCACTTCCGAAAGATGTAAGACTACCGGTAAAAATAGAAGATATCGCGCCTGTTGAACTGGCGGAACAGGAGACTAATCTTGCAGGAGTTCATTAGTGACGAAAATAAAAGAAGTTTTTTATCCTTTGAATTATTTCTATGATCGGAGGTAACTATGGGTAATGAGATTCTTATCACAAAGAAAATGAGCACGGGAGAAGTGACAAAGAAATACCCGGCAACAAAAGCGGTTTTCACAAAATATTTTGGGAAAGGATGTTTTGATTGCCCTTCCTTTGGCACAGAGGATATTAACCTTGCATGCATGATGCATAATACAGATGTTGATAAATTTGTCAAAGAACTAAACGAAGCGGCGAAACAAGAGGCAAGTAAAACCTCATAAACGATCCCGTATACATCTTTAAAGAAACCCGAAAATCTGATGAGGAGGTTGATAAATACATTTGGAGCCAATACATTTGGAAGAAAAGATAAAATTTAATAAAGAGCATTTTATCCCAAATATCCTTTATGCCTCTCCGAAGGTAAAAATGCCCCTTATTTGTATGGAACCCGGACAGGAAATTCCATCCCATGGAGGGCACAGCGTGGGTATATTTTATGTGAAGGAAGGTAAAGGGATCTTCACCCTCGATAATCAGAAAATTGATATGGAAAAAGGAACCGTAGTTATTGCTCCGGAAGGCGCATCCAGGGGAATGAAATGTGTGGAACGAATGGTTGTTTTAGCTATGAGTGCGGGGTAAAAGAATGGGAAAAATTAATGTAAAAGAACAGATAGAGTTTTCAAAAGAAAAATATGTATCAAAAATCCTGTTTGATAGTGATAAGGCACGGGTCGTATTGTTCTGTTTGGAAAAAGGGCAGGAGGTGCCTTTGCATACAGTGAAACCTCAGGTGATAATGCTGGTAATTTCAGGAAAAGGTTCATTTACTGTAGGAGACAAGATATATAAGGTTAAACCAGATTCTGTAGCGATTTGTGAGAGCATGGAAGCGCATGGAATGAAGGCTGATGAGCAGATGGTTGTCCTTGCTTCAATCGTACCGCGGCCATAATGAAAGACTTTTAGACAAGGAGTAGTCATGAGTGAGAAATCACCTGTTACGTTAGACGTTAGAAATATTGTGCCCAGGGAAAGACATCCAAAGATTTTTAATACTTTTGATGGCCTCAAAAAAGGAGAGATGATGGTCCTGATAAACGATCATGATCCCAAGCCGTTAAAGTATCAGCTTGATGCGGAACGAAAGGGGCAAATGGATTGGAAATATATTGAACAAGGACCGGAAACCTGGAAGGTAGAAATAACAAAAAAATAACACGGGTTATAACCCGCGTAGGGAAAAATCTATTTTTTATGTATGTATATGTTGTTTGAATTTAAGGAGGGAAAGGTTTATATGATCAAAGAAGTAAGATGTATCGTCTCTATAATAATGATGGCTCTGTTTGTCTGTGTCGGTTTTGGCTGCAAAAATACGAGTGCGAGAAAAGCAGAAGCTGTTACCGCGCCCAAAATAACGAAAGAGACAATAGAAAAGCCGTCAGTTACTCAAGCTGTTCAGGAACCAGTTGTTGCTCAGCCGAAGGCAGAAGTAAAAAAGGAAGAAGCAAAACAAGAAGCTCCTGTCCCTGAGGAGCAGGAGGAGCGTAAAGAATCGCATGCCGGTTGCCCATCAAAACAGGAAGAAATGGCTTCTCATCCAAAAGATACGAGGACAATTCAGGAAATTATTTCTCAGATAACAGGGGAAAAAATAGGCCCTGATAACTCTGGCGATCTCTACCATAACGGATTGACAGCAACCTATACAGGACCAAAAGAGGTATTCCCCGGTGAAGGTAAATTCGGGAAGCTATTCAGCTTTTTGCCTATTATAAGGTGGTATGATCCGGACCATTATTATACACCGAATATGGCAGTTTCCGGAGAGTTTAGACACGAAGAATGTGTTATGTGCCATACGGTGCAAACGCCGGGTATTGTTGCACAGTGGAAGAAAAGCAAGCATGCATCAACGGAAAAGGGTGTGGTGGGATGTGATAAATGCCACGGGAACAATCATCAGCAGCTCTACATGCCTTCCTGGCGACACTGCGGTGAATGTCATCCGGAGCAGCAATCAGGCCATCGTGATGGTAAGTTAGGCTCGCACGCATATGCGTTTCACGTAAATGTAGTAGAGACTCCGTGGCAGATAGCAAAACCGGCAGAAGAGGTAACCGCCTGTGCGACGTGCCATGGTATAGCTGAAAATCGGTGTGATGGATGCCACACAAGACACGACTTCTCTCTGGCAGAGGCAAGAAAGCCCAATAACTGCGGTATCTGTCATACAGGCTTGGACCACTATGAGTATGAGATGTACCGGGAATCATACCACGGGATGATTTATGAATCTGAACAACATACCTGGGATTGGACGAAGCCTCTGAAACCGGCAAACTATAAGACCCCTACCTGTGCATTTTGTCATATGAAAGATGGTGAACACAACGCACAGAAGGCGTCTACCATCTACAGTCATATGGGTACATCTCTGGTAGACCGGGGAGCGCCGAAATTTAAAGAGGAGAGACAAAATTGGATTAATACCTGTAAGGGATGTCACTCACCCAGATTTGCGGCAGATCAGCTAAATGCTATGGATGAGGCCGTAAAGCTCAGTTTTACCAAATGGCGTGAAGCTATGAAGGTCGTAATGGATCTCTACAATGATGGTATGCTGGATCCCATGCCAAACGATTTGGCGCCCGACTATGCAGGGCATTATACCTTTAGTCTGTTAGGTGGCGAGGGAAGAATGTATAACGTTTCCGACATAGAGCGAACCTCCTTTGAGATGCTTGTCTATGTAACCAATGCCGTGTACAAGGCGATGGCGCATGGCGCTATGTATGGCGCTACTTACGGGAAAGGCGCTTTTCTGCAGGATCGTTGGCTTGTTCAGGTGAAGAGCGAGGCCAGCCGGTTAAGAAGATTAAGGGCGCTGGAAGATAAGGTAGGCATAAAACATAAAGCATATGATTTCTGGAAGCACGGCGAGTATACCGATTTACTCTTGGGCTGGAGAAGAAAGCCAGGCGATGTAGATAAATCAGCTTGTAAACATGAGGGTGAAAATTGTCTGGTTGATTAACAGGCTATGTAAAACCTCTGATTGCTCGTAACCGGGCTTTTCAGAAAAATAATAAAAAGGCTTAATCTCTGATAAGGATTAAGCCTTTTTTGTTTTTCATTCTTTTTCTTTACTGGCCTAAAAAACCCTTAACAAATTAGTAGAGCCTGGCTTCCAGATAGGAACTCCACCGGTGAAGGCAATCATTTCACCCTCTTTGATGTAACCAGCTTGCTTAGCGGCTTCTATACTTTTTTTCATCATGTCATCAGTATTTTGTATGGGTTCCGTAACGATAGGAGTAACTCCCCATACGAGTGCAAGTCTTCTATAGGTATGTAATGATGTGGTTACTGCAAGAATATGCTGTTTGGGACGGTATTTAGAAATGAATCGCGCAGTACTTCCTGTCTGTGTAGCGGTAATGATAACTTTTGTATTGAGATTATTAGAAACCTGGCATGTTGCAATACTTATTGCATCGGGTACGGTAATCGGACTGTCCGGTATCCGTAATGTCTCGAAGTTTTCTTTTCTCACTAAAGCAGGTTCTATTTCATTAGCAATTTTTGATAACATAATGACGGATGCGATGGGATATCGGCCTTTAGCTGTTTCCTCGGAAAGCATAACTGCATCGCTTCCATCAAAAATAGCATTCGCTACGTCAGTAACCTCTGCACGGGTTGGTCTATAATTTGTGACCATAGAGCCTAACATTTGGGTGGCGGTAATAACAGGCTTACAGTAAGAATTAGCCAGATGAATGATCTTCTTTTGAGCCAGAGGGACCTGTTCCAGCGGTATTTCAACGCCCAAATCTCCCCTGGCCACCATAATAGCGTCTGCGGTTTTTATAATATCCTCAAGATTATTCAGCGCTTCATGCTTTTCAATCTTAGCAATAACGGGAATATCTCTGTTTTTCGCGCGTATAATTTCCTTAAGCTCAAGAATATCATCCTTATTTTTTACAAATGACAGAGCCACGTAATCTACATCATGTTCAATCCCGAATTCAAGGTCACTTTTATCTTTTTCCGTAAGAGAAGGTATTGGCAGGCTCCTTTTGGGTATGTTAATTCCTTTTCCTGATGGTAAAATACCACCGACAATAACCTGACAGATAATGTCCGTACTATTTTTACTGACGACCCTTAATTCTATTTCGCCATCACAGAGAAAGATAGTATCGCCAGGGAAAACGATGTCCGGTAAACACGTATAGGTAATTGATGCTATTTTTTCATTTCCTTCCACGTCCTTGCTGGTGAGGGTAAATACATCGTCAGCGTTCAAGGTAATTGCATCTTTATAGAGAGATTTTATTCTAACCTTTGGCCCTGATAGATCTTGAAGGATAGCAATTGGCCTGTTGAGTTGCTGAGAAACGAGGCGTATATTCTTAATAGTAGCCTCATGTTCCGATAGGGTTCCATGAGAGAAATTTAACCGTGCAACATCCATGCCCGCATGGATCAAACCCTCAATCATGGATGCGGAGCTACAAGCAGGTCCAATAGTGCATACAATCTTTGTTCTTGAAAAATAATCTATCATAAGAACCTAACCTTGTAGGGCGAGGCTTTAGCCTTGCCTCCCCTCCTGAATAACCTACACGAGGATAGCAAACCGAAAGGTTTGCCCTACAGAATTGAAATTCCTCAACAGAAAACCAGGATGTACCATAATTATATATGCTTATCTCATAAAGCAAAGAAAATCAATTTATACAGATGTAACAAAACAATTATCTAACAAAGATGCAGGGATTTCAAGGGTTTTATAGGGAAGGAAAACTGAATATCTCTGATGGGTTTCATGTACCTTTTGTCTCCCCACATGGTACTTTACCTGCATCATTTCACCCAACTTGTGGATAGGAATGGGGGTGCCCACAAAGGAAGATGCTTTTGTATCATGAGACACTTCTGTCTCAAGACACTTTTGTCTCACGGGACATTTATTGTATTTAAATAATTTAATAACATAGTATTTTTCTTTTCAGAGGTAAATTTTTTTTCAAGCAATGTTTGTCAATGAAGATGGTGTTTTTTTCTTAAAAATACGTTTAAATTTGAGAAGTATTGTTAATTATGTACTTGTTTAACAGGGGTTTATGTGAAATAAAGATAAAGT includes these proteins:
- a CDS encoding UDP-3-O-[3-hydroxymyristoyl] N-acetylglucosamine deacetylase → MDNRQKTIEQEIEYSGVGLFRGESTKLRFKPAPLNSGIYFVRVDMPGRPRIPAHVCSLSSNYKRIFLKQKEAEVECVEHLMAALAGLGVDNIEIEINGREIPCADGSAKLFLEILKKAGIVVLGGKKKLYIVTDPIIVQNGNASVMALPYEKGLIFSYTLDFDGSFIPQQTYDIEFTQDNFCREIAPARTFGLSTNVEEFKLLGLGKGITDFNSVIVHKDGKITRPISMEPAELRFPNEFVRHKILDLVGDLYLANVVIQGHIVAHRSGHSLNVQMAEKIAQGVLDLENMVAHSDILKT
- a CDS encoding acyl-(acyl-carrier-protein)--UDP-N-acetylglucosamine O-acyltransferase — protein: MRIHKSAIVHPDAVLGNDVEIGPFSVIGASVTIGDGTIIKNHVTITGNTTIGKNTIIHPNAVLGAEPQDLKYHGECTSLFLGNNNVVREGVTINIGTAVGGGKTVIGDSNFFMAYAHIAHDCIIEDNVLLANGVLLGGHVIIERGAKLMGLVGIQPFVTIGRYAYVGGHTRIVQDVPPYVIIEGHPAKIRQVNVIGLEREGFKKEQVDEIKKAFRTLFRRNESGRNKNLEMLEKQKDISSEVSYLITFLRNSDKGKFGRYREAFRYSSCNDKLNTTSDPEEDKKEAGLPIYKSKMF
- a CDS encoding putative oxidoreductase produces the protein MRRLKIAVVGVGHLGKEHARVCAELPGVELVGVVDIHTGQAEKIAQLHNTCYFTNYKDIIGKVSAVSIAVPTKSHYAIAKEFLQNGIHVMIEKPMTGTIPEAKELIHISKAKGVILQAGYIERFNPAIAAIKKFSINPKFIECHRLSPFTFRSADIGVVLDLMIHDIDIILHITGSKVKKFDAVGVNVISDKEDIANVRLQFENGCVANITASRVSLTPMRKMRLFSEDSYISVDYQKKDALLYKKSPKLTLKALNVSEMDVSTIADLKSYVFGDLLKIEHIKMDDYEPLKKELESFVNCIVEHKEPLVSGEEGLKAIEVANDIVCEIERNLKLAHMPSMEDEL
- a CDS encoding Fe-S oxidoreductase — protein: MTSFDFLHIDAEIIGGRVVGKAGGVLGKMLQPYVDQFFEKINSLKVIAKKNGMQVYNLYNPPFPSQAGMRFLERKLRMMLSKMAFPVTANLAITHKCQCQCIHCSADPFIDPAKKELTVGEIKKVVDGALDLGASLVIYVGGEPLLREELYELIHYVDKTKAIPMIFTNGLLLTEENVRKLANAGLFSLNISIDSSEPELHNEFRAVPGCYQKAFEGAERCRRAGILTGISTYATGESIKTGKVEKLLKIAQDQGFSEVTIFDCIPSGRFLKDTSKILTAEDRKQLIALTKKYHEMDHPMGINCMSIINSPRGVGCYGAQSQFYMTAYGDINPCDFNPINFGNVREMSIQEIWKKMVTHPDFSKRYPTCRMQSKAYRKKYIDPLPKDVRLPVKIEDIAPVELAEQETNLAGVH
- a CDS encoding hydroxylamine oxidoreductase translates to MIKEVRCIVSIIMMALFVCVGFGCKNTSARKAEAVTAPKITKETIEKPSVTQAVQEPVVAQPKAEVKKEEAKQEAPVPEEQEERKESHAGCPSKQEEMASHPKDTRTIQEIISQITGEKIGPDNSGDLYHNGLTATYTGPKEVFPGEGKFGKLFSFLPIIRWYDPDHYYTPNMAVSGEFRHEECVMCHTVQTPGIVAQWKKSKHASTEKGVVGCDKCHGNNHQQLYMPSWRHCGECHPEQQSGHRDGKLGSHAYAFHVNVVETPWQIAKPAEEVTACATCHGIAENRCDGCHTRHDFSLAEARKPNNCGICHTGLDHYEYEMYRESYHGMIYESEQHTWDWTKPLKPANYKTPTCAFCHMKDGEHNAQKASTIYSHMGTSLVDRGAPKFKEERQNWINTCKGCHSPRFAADQLNAMDEAVKLSFTKWREAMKVVMDLYNDGMLDPMPNDLAPDYAGHYTFSLLGGEGRMYNVSDIERTSFEMLVYVTNAVYKAMAHGAMYGATYGKGAFLQDRWLVQVKSEASRLRRLRALEDKVGIKHKAYDFWKHGEYTDLLLGWRRKPGDVDKSACKHEGENCLVD
- a CDS encoding pyruvate kinase produces the protein MIDYFSRTKIVCTIGPACSSASMIEGLIHAGMDVARLNFSHGTLSEHEATIKNIRLVSQQLNRPIAILQDLSGPKVRIKSLYKDAITLNADDVFTLTSKDVEGNEKIASITYTCLPDIVFPGDTIFLCDGEIELRVVSKNSTDIICQVIVGGILPSGKGINIPKRSLPIPSLTEKDKSDLEFGIEHDVDYVALSFVKNKDDILELKEIIRAKNRDIPVIAKIEKHEALNNLEDIIKTADAIMVARGDLGVEIPLEQVPLAQKKIIHLANSYCKPVITATQMLGSMVTNYRPTRAEVTDVANAIFDGSDAVMLSEETAKGRYPIASVIMLSKIANEIEPALVRKENFETLRIPDSPITVPDAISIATCQVSNNLNTKVIITATQTGSTARFISKYRPKQHILAVTTSLHTYRRLALVWGVTPIVTEPIQNTDDMMKKSIEAAKQAGYIKEGEMIAFTGGVPIWKPGSTNLLRVF